One region of Hoeflea sp. 108 genomic DNA includes:
- a CDS encoding FAD-binding oxidoreductase — translation MNEQADVIVIGAGVVGLSAAIAAQARGLKVTVLDREGPAAGASAGNAGAFAFTDILPLASPGILKKAPKWLLDPLGPLSVPPAYAFQIAPWMFRFWRACSAKRVVHSTTAQTAMMDLSKAELEPFLHQTGTAPMLRKEGNLQVYEGEAELKASLPGWQAREVHGIEFHHLNAADMAEIQPGLAKRFTHGTFTPGWFSISDPRLYVLALAEYFLTSGGSIERAEVTALRPVEGGVELATADGSVRRAGKVVLSAGAFSHRIAKTLGESIPLETERGYNTTLPSDAFDLRTQVTFGGHGFVVTRLSTGIRVGGAVELGGLKLAPNFRRSEAMLKKAQAFLPGLKPGGGVQWMGFRPSLPDSLPAIGAARATDRVIYAFGHGHLGLTQSAGTARIVADLLTGKTPAIDIASFSPQRF, via the coding sequence ATGAACGAGCAGGCCGACGTCATCGTCATCGGAGCGGGAGTTGTCGGGCTCTCGGCGGCGATCGCCGCGCAGGCGCGCGGGCTGAAGGTTACGGTGCTGGACCGCGAGGGGCCGGCAGCCGGTGCCTCGGCCGGCAACGCCGGGGCCTTTGCCTTCACCGATATCCTCCCATTGGCCTCTCCAGGTATTCTGAAGAAAGCGCCGAAATGGCTGCTCGATCCGCTCGGCCCGCTGTCGGTGCCGCCAGCCTATGCCTTCCAGATCGCGCCTTGGATGTTCCGTTTCTGGCGGGCCTGCTCGGCGAAGCGCGTGGTGCATTCTACCACCGCCCAGACGGCGATGATGGACCTGTCCAAGGCCGAGCTCGAGCCCTTCCTGCACCAGACCGGCACGGCGCCGATGCTGCGCAAGGAAGGCAATCTCCAGGTCTATGAAGGCGAGGCCGAACTCAAGGCATCGCTGCCGGGCTGGCAGGCGCGTGAAGTGCATGGGATCGAGTTCCATCACCTCAACGCGGCCGACATGGCGGAGATTCAGCCGGGTCTCGCCAAACGCTTTACCCATGGCACGTTCACGCCGGGCTGGTTTTCGATTTCCGATCCCAGGCTCTATGTGCTGGCGCTTGCCGAGTATTTCCTGACGTCGGGCGGTTCCATCGAACGCGCCGAGGTGACGGCATTGCGGCCGGTCGAGGGCGGGGTCGAACTCGCCACGGCAGACGGCAGTGTCCGCCGTGCCGGCAAGGTCGTGCTGTCTGCTGGAGCCTTCTCGCACCGGATCGCCAAGACCCTTGGCGAGAGCATCCCGCTGGAGACCGAGCGCGGCTACAACACCACGCTGCCTTCCGATGCCTTCGACCTGCGCACGCAGGTGACCTTCGGTGGCCACGGCTTCGTCGTCACCAGGCTTTCGACGGGCATCCGCGTCGGCGGTGCGGTCGAACTCGGTGGCCTGAAGCTCGCGCCGAACTTCCGCCGCTCCGAAGCCATGCTGAAGAAGGCGCAGGCCTTCCTGCCGGGCCTCAAGCCGGGCGGCGGCGTGCAATGGATGGGTTTCCGCCCGTCGCTGCCCGACAGCCTGCCAGCCATCGGTGCTGCGCGCGCCACCGACCGCGTCATCTATGCATTCGGCCATGGCCATCTCGGCCTGACCCAATCGGCAGGCACTGCTCGGATCGTCGCCGATCTTCTGACCGGCAAGACGCCCGCCATCGACATCGCATCCTTCTCGCCTCAAAGATTCTGA
- a CDS encoding proline racemase family protein, translating to MRSTKTIHVISAHAEGEVGDVIVGGVTPPPGDTIWEQSRWIARDNTLRNFVLNEPRGGVFRHVNLLVPPKHPEADAAFIIMEPEDTPPMSGSNSICVSTVLLDSGIVPMQEPITEMTLEAPGGLVRVRAECRNGKAERIFVRNLPSFADRLDAKLEVEGLGTLTVDTAYGGDSFVIVDAAALGFSLKADEAHDIARLGVKITNAANASLGFHHPENPDWKHFSFCLFAGPVERTAEGLRAGAAVAIQPGKVDRSPTGTALSARMAVLHARGQMGLEDSLTAVSVIGSTFTGRIVGTTEVGGRPAVLPEISGRAWITGTHQHMLDPSDPWPEGYRLTDTWGAR from the coding sequence ATGCGCAGTACAAAGACCATCCATGTGATTTCGGCCCATGCCGAGGGCGAGGTCGGCGACGTCATCGTCGGCGGCGTGACGCCGCCGCCAGGCGATACGATCTGGGAGCAGAGCCGCTGGATCGCCCGCGACAACACCTTGCGCAATTTCGTGCTGAACGAGCCGCGTGGCGGCGTGTTCCGCCATGTCAACCTGCTGGTGCCGCCGAAGCATCCGGAAGCAGACGCGGCCTTCATCATCATGGAGCCGGAAGATACCCCGCCCATGTCTGGCTCGAACTCGATCTGCGTGTCGACGGTGCTGCTCGACAGCGGCATCGTGCCGATGCAGGAGCCAATCACGGAAATGACGCTCGAAGCGCCCGGCGGCCTCGTCCGCGTCCGGGCCGAGTGCCGCAATGGCAAGGCCGAACGCATCTTCGTGCGCAACCTGCCGAGCTTCGCTGATCGACTGGATGCCAAGCTCGAAGTTGAGGGCCTTGGCACGCTCACTGTCGACACCGCTTATGGCGGCGACAGCTTCGTCATCGTCGACGCTGCTGCCCTGGGCTTCAGCCTGAAGGCGGACGAGGCTCACGACATTGCCAGGCTTGGCGTGAAGATCACCAATGCTGCCAATGCGTCACTCGGCTTCCATCACCCTGAGAATCCAGACTGGAAGCATTTTTCCTTCTGCTTGTTCGCTGGCCCGGTCGAGCGCACGGCCGAAGGCCTGCGTGCAGGGGCGGCAGTCGCGATCCAGCCCGGCAAGGTCGACCGCTCGCCGACGGGTACGGCGCTTTCTGCCCGCATGGCGGTGCTGCATGCCCGCGGCCAGATGGGGCTGGAAGACAGCCTGACGGCGGTTTCGGTGATCGGCTCAACCTTCACTGGCCGTATCGTTGGTACCACTGAAGTCGGCGGCCGCCCGGCCGTGCTGCCGGAAATCTCCGGCCGCGCCTGGATCACCGGCACGCACCAGCACATGCTTGACCCGTCGGACCCATGGCCGGAGGGCTATCGCCTGACCGACACCTGGGGCGCCCGGTAG
- a CDS encoding 4-hydroxyproline epimerase, whose protein sequence is MANHTFSCLDGHTCGNPVRLVSGGGPRLEGANMLEKRAHFLREFDWIRTGLMYEPRGHDMMSGSILYPPTRPDCDVAVLFIETSGCLPMCGHGTIGTITMAIENGLITPREPGKLSIDAPAGKVDITYRQEGRFVEEVRLTNVPGFLYAEGLTAEVEGLGEIVVDVAYGGNFYAIVEPQKNFRDMADHTAGEMVGWSPKLRAALNAKYEFVHPEHPEIQGLSHIQWTGKPTVEGAHARNAVFYGEKAIDRSPCGTGTSARMAQLAAKGKLKVGDEFWHESIIGSIFKGRVEAATKVADRDAIIPSIAGWARQTGINTIFIDDRDPFAHGFVVK, encoded by the coding sequence ATGGCCAATCATACTTTCTCGTGCCTCGACGGACACACATGCGGCAATCCCGTCCGTCTCGTTTCGGGCGGCGGCCCGCGCCTCGAGGGCGCCAACATGCTGGAAAAGCGCGCGCATTTCCTGCGCGAGTTCGACTGGATCCGCACCGGGCTGATGTATGAGCCGCGCGGCCACGACATGATGTCGGGCTCGATCCTCTATCCGCCGACGCGCCCGGACTGCGACGTTGCCGTGCTGTTCATCGAGACTTCGGGCTGCCTGCCTATGTGCGGACACGGCACCATCGGCACCATCACCATGGCCATCGAGAACGGCCTGATCACCCCGCGCGAGCCCGGCAAGCTGTCGATCGACGCGCCGGCCGGCAAGGTCGACATTACCTACCGCCAGGAAGGCCGTTTCGTCGAGGAAGTGCGCCTGACCAACGTTCCCGGCTTCCTCTATGCAGAGGGCCTGACCGCTGAGGTCGAGGGCCTGGGCGAGATCGTCGTCGACGTCGCCTATGGCGGCAATTTCTACGCCATCGTCGAGCCGCAGAAGAATTTCCGAGATATGGCCGACCACACGGCCGGTGAAATGGTGGGCTGGAGCCCGAAGCTGCGCGCAGCGCTCAACGCCAAATACGAGTTCGTCCACCCCGAGCACCCGGAGATCCAGGGACTCAGCCACATCCAGTGGACCGGCAAGCCGACGGTCGAAGGCGCGCATGCGCGCAACGCCGTTTTCTACGGCGAGAAAGCCATCGACCGCTCGCCCTGTGGCACCGGCACGTCGGCGCGCATGGCCCAGCTCGCGGCCAAGGGCAAGCTGAAGGTCGGCGACGAGTTCTGGCATGAATCGATCATCGGCTCGATCTTCAAGGGCCGGGTCGAAGCGGCGACCAAGGTGGCCGACCGCGACGCGATCATCCCGTCCATAGCCGGCTGGGCTCGGCAGACCGGCATCAACACCATCTTCATCGATGACCGCGATCCATTCGCACACGGCTTCGTGGTGAAATGA
- a CDS encoding amino acid ABC transporter permease, which produces MFNYTFHWNQALKALPQMLDGALVTLQIALLSMIIGMAIAIALTLFRLSGNRLLGGFATAWVEIARNTPALFQIYMAHFGLGNFGIHLSPFIALLVGIAFNNAGYLAENFRGALKAIPETQTRAGRSLGMTSLQAFRLIVMPQMLRVAFLPATNQMVWAILMTSLGVTVGMNTDLAGVTQELNARSFRTFEFFAIAAVIYYLIAKAVTLAARVFAARMFRY; this is translated from the coding sequence ATGTTCAACTACACCTTCCATTGGAATCAGGCCCTCAAGGCCCTGCCGCAGATGCTTGATGGCGCGCTGGTCACCCTGCAGATCGCGCTGCTGTCGATGATCATCGGGATGGCGATCGCCATCGCGCTGACCTTGTTCCGGTTGTCCGGCAATCGCCTTCTTGGCGGTTTCGCCACCGCCTGGGTCGAAATCGCGCGCAACACGCCTGCGCTGTTCCAGATCTACATGGCCCATTTCGGCCTCGGCAATTTCGGCATCCACCTGAGCCCATTCATCGCGCTCCTGGTCGGCATCGCCTTCAACAATGCAGGTTATCTGGCTGAGAATTTCCGTGGCGCGCTCAAGGCGATCCCGGAGACGCAGACACGCGCCGGCCGCTCGCTTGGCATGACATCGCTGCAGGCTTTTCGACTGATCGTGATGCCGCAGATGTTGCGCGTCGCATTCCTGCCGGCCACCAACCAGATGGTCTGGGCGATCCTGATGACCTCGCTTGGCGTCACCGTCGGCATGAACACCGACCTCGCCGGCGTCACGCAGGAGCTGAATGCGCGCTCGTTCCGCACCTTCGAGTTCTTCGCCATCGCAGCAGTCATCTACTACCTCATCGCCAAGGCGGTGACGCTGGCTGCCCGCGTCTTCGCCGCGCGCATGTTCCGCTACTGA
- a CDS encoding RNA polymerase sigma factor, which yields MTTAPADLKDISGIPGDADGRYRLAIDLLGTALARLAAGYEANAADRQDLLQNIHLQVWRSMASFDGRCSLRTWVYRVAHNVAADHVAIQRRQGGTISLGDPDGAGVEGRVESHEAVVSDRLALEQIHDLLHQMAPIDQQVMLLYLEDESAATIAEVTGLSAGAVATRIHRLKRRLAGTFGTEAGL from the coding sequence ATGACGACAGCGCCGGCAGATCTGAAGGACATCAGCGGCATCCCTGGGGATGCAGACGGGCGTTATCGTCTTGCCATCGACCTGCTCGGCACTGCGCTGGCTCGCCTGGCGGCAGGGTATGAGGCGAATGCGGCGGACCGGCAGGATCTGTTGCAGAACATCCATCTGCAGGTCTGGCGTAGCATGGCGTCCTTCGACGGCCGCTGCTCGCTGAGAACGTGGGTTTACCGTGTCGCCCACAATGTCGCCGCGGATCATGTCGCCATACAGCGGCGGCAGGGTGGCACGATCAGCCTCGGGGATCCCGACGGGGCCGGCGTAGAGGGGCGGGTGGAGTCGCATGAGGCTGTGGTCTCCGATCGCCTCGCTTTGGAGCAGATTCATGACCTCCTGCACCAGATGGCGCCAATCGACCAGCAGGTGATGCTTCTCTACCTGGAAGATGAAAGTGCCGCGACCATCGCCGAGGTCACCGGTCTATCGGCCGGCGCGGTCGCAACCCGAATCCATCGTCTCAAGCGCCGTTTGGCGGGCACCTTCGGCACGGAGGCAGGCTTATGA
- a CDS encoding amino acid ABC transporter permease, producing MFNTALSWSDLAFLAQGAGMTLAVTAVSVAAGTVLGILFGIIRFQIGPYWAAPLTFILDVFRSVPLLIQLVLGNALQAIMKLGWAPFTTSCVVLSLYTAAYCTEIVRGGIDSVPTNTRRAARSLGMTWWQDMRYIVAPLAIRVSLPSWIGLTLGVMKDSALVLWLGLIELLRASQILVTRLQEPLFILLICGAIYFIISLPIARLGGYLEKRWSPND from the coding sequence ATGTTCAACACTGCCCTCTCGTGGAGTGACCTGGCCTTCCTTGCGCAAGGCGCGGGGATGACGCTTGCCGTCACCGCCGTGTCCGTCGCCGCCGGTACCGTGCTCGGCATCCTGTTCGGTATCATCCGTTTCCAGATCGGCCCTTACTGGGCCGCCCCGCTGACCTTCATCCTCGACGTCTTTCGTTCGGTCCCACTGCTCATCCAACTGGTCCTGGGCAATGCGCTGCAGGCCATCATGAAGCTGGGGTGGGCGCCGTTCACCACCTCCTGCGTGGTGCTGTCGCTCTACACGGCCGCTTATTGTACAGAGATCGTGCGCGGCGGCATCGATTCCGTACCGACGAACACGCGCCGTGCCGCACGCTCGCTCGGCATGACCTGGTGGCAGGACATGCGTTACATTGTGGCGCCGCTCGCCATCCGCGTTTCACTGCCTTCGTGGATCGGATTGACGCTGGGCGTGATGAAGGACTCCGCACTGGTGCTGTGGCTCGGGCTGATCGAGTTGTTGCGCGCCTCGCAGATCCTCGTCACCCGCCTGCAGGAGCCGCTGTTTATCCTGCTGATCTGCGGCGCCATCTATTTCATCATCAGCCTTCCCATCGCCCGACTTGGCGGGTATCTCGAGAAACGGTGGTCCCCCAATGATTGA
- a CDS encoding amino acid ABC transporter ATP-binding protein, with the protein MIEIENVRKSFGQLEVLKGINLTVQKGEVVTIIGGSGSGKSTLLTCINGLESIAAGRVVIDGTDVHAKGTDLNKLRQKVGIVFQQWNAFPHLTVLENVMLAPRKVLGLSKEKAEEMAVKQLTHVGLAEKLSVYPNRMSGGQQQRMAIARALAMSPTYMLFDEVTSALDPMLVGEVLDTLRMLASEGMTMICVTHEMKFAREVSDRVAFFHQGIMAEIAPPEQLFDAPQHAETKKFLAATH; encoded by the coding sequence ATGATTGAGATCGAAAACGTCCGCAAATCCTTCGGCCAGCTGGAGGTCCTCAAGGGCATCAACCTCACCGTCCAGAAGGGTGAGGTCGTCACCATCATCGGCGGTTCGGGCTCGGGCAAGTCGACGCTTCTGACCTGCATCAACGGTTTGGAGTCGATCGCCGCGGGCCGTGTGGTGATCGACGGCACCGACGTGCATGCCAAGGGCACAGACCTCAACAAGCTGCGCCAGAAGGTCGGCATCGTGTTCCAGCAGTGGAACGCCTTCCCGCATCTGACGGTGCTGGAAAACGTCATGCTTGCCCCCCGCAAGGTGCTTGGCCTCTCCAAGGAAAAGGCTGAGGAAATGGCGGTGAAGCAGTTGACCCATGTTGGTCTTGCCGAGAAGCTTTCGGTCTACCCGAACCGCATGTCAGGCGGCCAGCAGCAGCGCATGGCCATTGCCCGTGCGCTCGCCATGTCGCCCACCTACATGCTGTTCGACGAGGTGACCTCGGCGCTCGATCCGATGCTTGTGGGCGAAGTGCTCGACACGCTGCGCATGCTCGCTTCCGAGGGCATGACAATGATCTGTGTGACGCATGAGATGAAGTTTGCGCGCGAGGTTTCCGACCGCGTCGCCTTCTTCCACCAGGGCATCATGGCCGAGATCGCGCCGCCGGAGCAGCTGTTCGACGCGCCCCAGCACGCCGAGACCAAGAAGTTCCTTGCGGCAACGCATTGA
- a CDS encoding aconitase X: MSQEAPARSILGGAASGPVIASREALSFWGGVNPATGSVIDVHHPLHGTCLTGSILMMPSSRGSCTGSGVLLDLVLTGRAPAALVFSEAEDVLTLGALIASELFGKPLPVLRLAPEAYEALSRAKSASITDAAIEADGLVLPVSPPATSELELTETDRAMLDGDEGVAVQQAMRIISAMAAQQGARRLVDVTQVHIDGCIYASPANLTFAEKMADMGARVRVPSTMNAISVDRANWQVQGVPDDFGDPAARLADAYVRMGCRPTFTCSPYLLDSAPGRGETIAWAESNAVIFANTVLGARTAKHPDFLDLCIALTGRAPLSGVYLDIHRKAMRVIDVELPEAVDDAFWPLVGYLAGKAAPDRIPLLRGLAAGSPSRDDLKALCAAFGTTSAAPMLHIDGVTPEAEGAADREAERVAITRADMTAAWKVLNAGPAEVELVAIGSPHASLDECRSLAAALDGRKRRPDVSVIVTAGNQVISDARADGTLAQLEASGVQVLPDLCWCSISEPVFPTRTRALMTNSGKYAHYGPGLSGRAVRFGNLADCVTAALTGHVPERLPAWLS, from the coding sequence ATGAGCCAGGAAGCACCCGCTCGCAGCATCCTGGGCGGCGCGGCCAGCGGGCCGGTCATCGCCTCCCGCGAAGCGTTGAGTTTCTGGGGCGGGGTTAATCCCGCCACCGGAAGCGTCATCGACGTTCACCATCCGCTGCACGGTACGTGCCTGACCGGCAGCATCCTGATGATGCCGTCGAGCCGGGGCTCGTGCACAGGCTCGGGCGTGCTTCTGGACCTCGTCCTGACTGGCCGCGCGCCGGCGGCGCTTGTGTTTTCCGAAGCCGAGGATGTGCTGACGCTTGGCGCGCTGATCGCTTCCGAGCTGTTCGGCAAGCCGCTGCCGGTGCTTCGCCTGGCGCCCGAGGCTTATGAGGCTCTGTCGCGGGCCAAGTCGGCGAGCATCACCGACGCGGCCATCGAGGCCGACGGCCTCGTGCTGCCGGTCAGTCCGCCTGCCACATCCGAACTCGAACTTACCGAGACCGACCGCGCCATGCTCGACGGCGACGAGGGCGTGGCCGTGCAACAGGCGATGCGCATCATCTCGGCCATGGCAGCGCAACAGGGGGCGCGCCGACTGGTTGATGTGACCCAAGTCCATATCGACGGCTGCATCTATGCCAGCCCGGCGAACCTGACCTTTGCCGAAAAGATGGCCGACATGGGCGCGCGCGTCCGTGTTCCCTCGACGATGAACGCCATCTCTGTCGACCGCGCCAACTGGCAGGTGCAGGGCGTGCCCGACGACTTTGGCGATCCGGCCGCAAGGCTGGCCGATGCCTATGTCCGCATGGGCTGCCGGCCGACCTTCACCTGTTCGCCCTATCTGCTCGACAGCGCGCCCGGACGGGGCGAGACGATCGCCTGGGCGGAATCCAACGCGGTGATCTTTGCCAACACCGTACTTGGCGCTCGCACGGCGAAGCACCCTGATTTCCTCGACCTCTGCATCGCGCTGACGGGCCGTGCGCCGCTATCGGGCGTCTATCTCGACATCCACCGCAAGGCTATGCGCGTCATCGACGTCGAATTGCCCGAAGCCGTGGATGACGCGTTCTGGCCGCTGGTCGGCTATCTCGCCGGCAAGGCGGCGCCCGATCGCATCCCGCTATTGCGTGGGCTCGCCGCCGGAAGCCCGTCGCGTGACGACCTCAAGGCACTCTGCGCGGCCTTCGGCACGACATCGGCGGCCCCCATGCTGCACATTGATGGTGTGACGCCGGAGGCAGAAGGTGCTGCTGACAGGGAGGCGGAGCGCGTGGCGATTACGCGAGCCGACATGACTGCCGCATGGAAGGTGTTGAACGCCGGACCGGCAGAGGTTGAGCTGGTGGCCATCGGCAGCCCTCACGCTTCACTCGACGAATGCCGCTCGCTTGCTGCAGCGCTCGACGGCCGCAAACGCAGGCCCGATGTGTCAGTGATCGTTACTGCCGGCAACCAGGTGATTTCGGATGCCCGTGCCGACGGCACGCTGGCGCAGCTTGAGGCGAGCGGCGTGCAGGTGCTCCCCGACCTGTGCTGGTGCTCGATCTCGGAGCCGGTGTTTCCGACGCGGACGCGGGCGCTGATGACCAATTCCGGCAAATACGCCCATTACGGCCCTGGCCTTTCCGGGCGCGCTGTACGTTTCGGCAACCTCGCCGATTGCGTCACCGCAGCCCTAACCGGGCATGTGCCCGAGCGTTTGCCGGCCTGGCTTTCCTAG